Proteins encoded together in one Balearica regulorum gibbericeps isolate bBalReg1 chromosome 3, bBalReg1.pri, whole genome shotgun sequence window:
- the LOC142601237 gene encoding cygnin-like → MRFLYLVFAVFLLFSLATPGYGQIRKHCPKVGYCSSKCTKADVWSFSSDCKYYCCIPPGWKGK, encoded by the exons ATGAGGTTCCTCTACCTTGTCTTTGCTGTCTTCCTGCTGTTCTCCCTGGCCACCCCAG GCTACGGGCAGATAAGGAAGCACTGCCCCAAGGTGGGGTACTGCTCCAGCAAGTGCACCAAGGCGGACGTGTGGTCCTTCTCCTCCGACTGCAAGTACTACTGCTGCATCCCGCCCGGCTGGAAGGGGAAATAG